Proteins co-encoded in one Juglans regia cultivar Chandler chromosome 16, Walnut 2.0, whole genome shotgun sequence genomic window:
- the LOC109014211 gene encoding ATP-dependent Clp protease proteolytic subunit-related protein 1, chloroplastic, whose translation MATSLLCPLSALPSSTIEDPRASGQVGPSLGLQKSTFLHGTKLFSASLVHPTRRSIARRCFCSPLAKSLDHIPKHFREENLKDGLMDNYKNAPQSLYGLTASQMDMFMTEDNPIRRQSERVTEESISSATNYLDHGGMWSLSGIGEKGPSKYSMSVSMYRGGSRGYGRPRTAPPDLPSLLLDARICYLGMPIVPAVTELLVAQFMWLDYDNPSKPIYLYINSSGTQNEKMETVGSETEAYAIADMMAYVKSDVYTVNCGMAYGQAAMLLSLGAKGYRAVQPNCSTKLYLPKVNRSSGAAIDMWIKAKELDANTEYYIELLAKGIGKPKEEISKDIQRPKYFRAQEAIDYGIADKIIDSRDIAFEKRNYDEMLAQSRATRRAGGAGPQAAPSGFR comes from the exons atggCAACCTCGCTGCTCTGCCCGCTCTCGGCTCTACCCTCGTCCACCATCGAGGACCCTCGAGCATCTGGGCAAGTGGGTCCCTCTCTTGGGCTCCAGAAGTCCACCTTCCTTCACGGCACCAAGCTCTTCTCTGCATCTCTTGTTCACCCAACAAGGAGGAGCATAGCTCGAAGATGCTTCTGCTCCCCACTTGCCAAATCCTTGGACCACATTCCCAAGCACTTCAGGGAAGAGAATCTTAAAGATGGAT TGATGGACAATTACAAGAATGCACCCCAATCTCTTTACGGCCTTACTGCTTCACAAATGGACATGTTCATGACAGAAGATAATCCCATCCGACGGCAGTCAGAAAGAGTTACAGAG GAAAGCATCTCATCTGCCACGAACTATTTGGACCATGGAGGGATGTGGAGTCTGTCAGGCATTGGTGAAAAGGGTCCTTCAAAGTACAGTATGAGTGTAAGCATGTATCGTGGAGGAAGCAGAGGATATGGAAGACCCAGAACTGCTCCTCCTGATTTGCCTTCTTTACTCTTAGATGCTCGGATATGCTATCTTGGCATGCCA ATCGTGCCAGCTGTAACCGAGCTCCTTGTTGCTCAATTTATGTGGTTGGACTATGATAACCCTTCAAAgcctatatatttatacataaattCATCTGGGACACAG AATGAGAAGATGGAGACTGTTGGATCAGAAACTGAGGCATATGCCATAGCTGACATGATGGCT TACGTCAAATCAGATGTCTATACTGTGAATTGTGGCATGGCATATGGTCAAGCAGCAATGCTCCTGTCACTTGGAGCAAAGGGTTATCGTGCTGTACAGCCAAACTGCTCCA CAAAGTTATATCTTCCGAAAGTCAACAGATCAAGTGGGGCGGCCATAGATATGTGGATCAAG GCCAAAGAGCTGGATGCAAATACTGAGTACTACATTGAGCTATTAGCAAAAGGAATTGGGAAACCCAAGGAAGAAATCTCTAAAGACATCCAGCGACCTAAATATTTCAGAGCACAGGAAGCCATAGATTATGGCATTGCAGACAAGATAATCGACTCGAGGGATATTGCATTTGAGAAAAGG AACTATGATGAGATGCTTGCCCAATCAAGAGCAACGAGAAGAGCTGGAGGAGCCGGTCCACAAGCTGCTCCCTCTGGATTTAGGTAA
- the LOC109004062 gene encoding zinc finger protein-like 1 homolog isoform X2: MVVCKCRKATKLYCFVHKVPVCGECICFPEHQICVVRTYSEWVIDGEYDWPPKCSQCQAELGEGTDSQTTRLGCLHVLHTNCFISHIKSFPLHTAPAGYVCPACSTSIWPPKSVKDSGSRLHSLLKEAIMLTGLEKNLFGNHPVSLAATESRGPPPAFASDPLVASSSTGGMENSASSLPLVVQNEITVAEGGSSKLSVTDPLEIDGPSTAGNFPGATTRKGAFHAERQNSEIPYYADDEDANRKKYTRRGPFRHKFLRALLPFWSSTLPTLPVTAPQRKDASSANDGPEGRVRHQRSSRMDPRKVLLFIALMACMATMGILYYRLVQRGLGMGLSEDEQQRI; the protein is encoded by the exons ATGGTGGTCTGTAAATGCAGAAAG GCCACTAAACTATATTGTTTCGTGCACAAAGTCCCCGTTTGTGGAGAGTGCATCTGTTTTCCGGAGCACCAAATATGCGTG GTCCGTACATACTCAGAATGGGTAATAGATGGCGAGTATGATTGGCCTCCCAAATGCTCCCAGTGTCAAGCTGAGCTTGGAGAGGGGACTGATTCACAAACCACTCGTTTGGGTTGCTTGC ATGTTCTACACACAAATTGCTTCATTTCACATATCAAGAGTTTTCCTTTGCATACGGCACCAGCTGGATACGTGTGTCCTGCGTGTTCCACTTCA ATATGGCCTCCCAAGAGTGTGAAAGATTCGGGATCCCGTCTTCATTCATTGCTCAAGGAAGCTATTATGCTG ACTGGTTTGGAGAAGAATTTGTTCGGAAATCATCCAGTTTCATTGGCAGCAACTGAGTCCCGTGGGCCGCCTCCTGCATTTGCATCAGATCCTCTAGTTGCATCATCTTCTACTGGAGGCATGGAGAACAGTGCGAGTTCATTGCCCTTGGTAGTACAAAATGAAATAACTGTTGCAGAAGGAGGGTCTTCCAAACTTTCAGTGACAGATCCTTTGGAGATAGATGGTCCGAGTACAGCTGGAAATTTT CCTGGTGCTACAACACGAAAGGGTGCCTTCCATGCTGAACGACAAAATTCTGAAATTCCATATTATGCAGATGATGAAGATGCGAATCGTAAGAAGTATACTAGAAGGG GTCCATTCCGGCATAAATTTCTTAGAGCTTTGCTTCCTTTCTGGTCAAGTACATTACCAACTTTACCAGTGACAGCACCCCAGCGAAAAGATGCGTCGAGTGCCAATGATGGGCCCGAAGGTCGTGTGCGGCATCAAAGATCATCAAGGATGGATCCGAGAAAAGTCCTGCTTTTTATTGCACTCAt GGCATGCATGGCAACTATGGGTATTTTGTATTACAGACTAGTGCAGCGGGGTCTTGGTATGGGACTGTCTGAAGACGAACAGCAGCGAATATGA
- the LOC109004059 gene encoding transcription factor bHLH84-like — protein sequence MEPMGAICEREWGSLGGMYIAEESEFMAQLLHNNASLPNDLIGDSSLRAPSDFWPGYESNMNGEGLSESSYFSLYMPSSNFYSFSQESNYNGGSSGQQCYGSSDSHPVLASDDSSISMDFCMMNVKRTGSFLLEGYDCLNQEKTDGNAEESAGNVPAVVLHSEKDSQHRKESEKPPPESIPEEKCNNPPGNSKKRSQSSRDIRKKKRMAQSEKNKKTGSNEEDSNPGIGEQSSGSFSSEDDCTASQELNGGASSGLSRKVPASPDLNGKTRASRGSATDPQSLYARKRRERINERLRILQNLVPNGTKVDISTMLEEAVQYVKFLQLQIKLLSSDDLWMYAPIAYNGMDLGLDLKINPPR from the exons ATGGAGCCTATGGGAGCCATCTGTGAGAGAGAATGGGGCTCTCTTGGTGGCATGTATATTGCTGAGGAGTCTGAATTTATGGCTCAGTTGCTTCATAACAATGCTTCTTTACCCAACGACTTGATTGGGGATTCAAGCTTGAGAGCCCCTTCTGATTTTTGGCCTGGCTATGAGTCAAATATGAATGGTGAAGGGCTTAGTGAAAGTTCATACTTTTCTTTGTATATGCCTAGCTCTAACTTTTACAGTTTTTCACAAGAAAGTAATTACAATGGTGGTAGCTCAGGCCAACAATGCTACGGCTCGAGTGATTCTCATCCAGTTTTGGCATCCGATGACAGCTCCATTTCCATGGATTTTTGCATGATGAACGTGAAAAGAACTGGCTCCTTTCTCCTTGAAGGGTATGACTGCTTGAACCAAGAAAAAACTGACGGCAATGCAGAAGAATCTGCGGGAAATGTGCCTGCAGTTGTTCTTCATTCTGAGAAGGATTCACAGCACAGAAAAGAATCCGAGAAGCCACCACCAGAATCAATCCCGGAAGAGAAGTGTAACAACCCACCCGGGAATTCGAAGAAAAGATCTCAGAGTTCACGAGAT ATTCGGAAGAAAAAGAGGATGGCGCAATCggaaaagaataagaaaacagGCAGCAATGAAGAAGATAGTAATCCTGGCATTGGTGAGCAGAGCTCCGGCAGCTTCTCCTCGGAGGATGACTGCACTGCTTCTCAAGAGCTGAATGGAGGCGCGAGTTCAGGTTTGAGTAGGAAAGTTCCTGCTTCTCCTGACTTGAATGGCAAAACAAGAGCGAGTAGGGGATCAGCCACCGATCCCCAGAGCCTATATGCAAGG aaaagaagagagagaataaatgAGAGGCTGAGAATTCTACAGAACCTTGTACCAAATGGAACAAAG GTTGATATTAGCACAATGCTTGAGGAAGCTGTCCAATATGTGAAGTTTTTACAGCTCCAAATCAAG CTTTTGAGCTCTGACGATCTATGGATGTATGCTCCAATCGCTTACAATGGAATGGACCTTGGTCTTGATCTGAAGATCAACCCACCCAGATAA
- the LOC109004062 gene encoding zinc finger protein-like 1 homolog isoform X1: MVVCKCRKATKLYCFVHKVPVCGECICFPEHQICVVRTYSEWVIDGEYDWPPKCSQCQAELGEGTDSQTTRLGCLHVLHTNCFISHIKSFPLHTAPAGYVCPACSTSIWPPKSVKDSGSRLHSLLKEAIMLTGLEKNLFGNHPVSLAATESRGPPPAFASDPLVASSSTGGMENSASSLPLVVQNEITVAEGGSSKLSVTDPLEIDGPSTAGNFVRSSSPPGATTRKGAFHAERQNSEIPYYADDEDANRKKYTRRGPFRHKFLRALLPFWSSTLPTLPVTAPQRKDASSANDGPEGRVRHQRSSRMDPRKVLLFIALMACMATMGILYYRLVQRGLGMGLSEDEQQRI, from the exons ATGGTGGTCTGTAAATGCAGAAAG GCCACTAAACTATATTGTTTCGTGCACAAAGTCCCCGTTTGTGGAGAGTGCATCTGTTTTCCGGAGCACCAAATATGCGTG GTCCGTACATACTCAGAATGGGTAATAGATGGCGAGTATGATTGGCCTCCCAAATGCTCCCAGTGTCAAGCTGAGCTTGGAGAGGGGACTGATTCACAAACCACTCGTTTGGGTTGCTTGC ATGTTCTACACACAAATTGCTTCATTTCACATATCAAGAGTTTTCCTTTGCATACGGCACCAGCTGGATACGTGTGTCCTGCGTGTTCCACTTCA ATATGGCCTCCCAAGAGTGTGAAAGATTCGGGATCCCGTCTTCATTCATTGCTCAAGGAAGCTATTATGCTG ACTGGTTTGGAGAAGAATTTGTTCGGAAATCATCCAGTTTCATTGGCAGCAACTGAGTCCCGTGGGCCGCCTCCTGCATTTGCATCAGATCCTCTAGTTGCATCATCTTCTACTGGAGGCATGGAGAACAGTGCGAGTTCATTGCCCTTGGTAGTACAAAATGAAATAACTGTTGCAGAAGGAGGGTCTTCCAAACTTTCAGTGACAGATCCTTTGGAGATAGATGGTCCGAGTACAGCTGGAAATTTTGTGAGAAGCTCGAGCCCT CCTGGTGCTACAACACGAAAGGGTGCCTTCCATGCTGAACGACAAAATTCTGAAATTCCATATTATGCAGATGATGAAGATGCGAATCGTAAGAAGTATACTAGAAGGG GTCCATTCCGGCATAAATTTCTTAGAGCTTTGCTTCCTTTCTGGTCAAGTACATTACCAACTTTACCAGTGACAGCACCCCAGCGAAAAGATGCGTCGAGTGCCAATGATGGGCCCGAAGGTCGTGTGCGGCATCAAAGATCATCAAGGATGGATCCGAGAAAAGTCCTGCTTTTTATTGCACTCAt GGCATGCATGGCAACTATGGGTATTTTGTATTACAGACTAGTGCAGCGGGGTCTTGGTATGGGACTGTCTGAAGACGAACAGCAGCGAATATGA
- the LOC109014210 gene encoding mitotic checkpoint protein BUB3.1, giving the protein MTSVQPPAPGRELSNPPSDGISNLRFSNHSDHLLVSSWDKSVRLYDASANALRGEFLHGGPVLDCCFHDDSSGFSASADHTVRRLVFSYNKEDILGRHDAPVRCVEYSYAAGQLITGSWDKTLKCWDPRGASGQDRTLVGTYAQPERVYSLSLVGNRLVVATAGRHVNVYDLRNMSQPEQRRESSLKYQTRCVRCYPNGTGYALSSVEGRVAMEFFDLSEASQAKKYAFKCHRKSEAGRDIVYPVNAIAFHPVYGTFATGGCDGFVNVWDGNNKKRLYQYSKYPTSIAALSFSRDGCLLAVASSYTYEEGDKAHEPDAIYVRSVNEIEVKPKPKVYPNPPA; this is encoded by the exons ATGACATCTGTCCAACCGCCGGCCCCGGGCCGCGAGCTCTCCAACCCTCCCTCCGACGGCATCTCCAACCTCCGGTTCTCCAACCACAGCGATCACCTGCTCGTCTCCTCCTGGGACAAG AGCGTCCGATTGTACGATGCCAGTGCCAATGCTCTGCGAGGCGAGTTCTTGCACGGCGGTCCCGTCCTCGACTGTTGCTTCCACGATGATTCATCAGGTTTCAGTGCCAGTGCCGATCATACAGTTAGACg GCTTGTCTTCAGCTACAATAAGGAGGATATTTTGGGAAGGCATGATGCGCCTGTGCGTTGTGTTGAATACTCTTATGCAGCAG GGCAATTAATCACGGGTAGTTGGGACAAAACCTTGAAGTGTTGGGATCCTAGGGGTGCAAGTGGGCAGGATCGCACTCTTGTTGGGACATACGCCCAACCTGAGCGTGTTTACTCACTTTCTCTTGTTGGAAATCGATTAGTTGTAGCAACTGCAGGAAGACATGTAAATGTCTATGATTTGAGAAATATGTCTCAACCCGAACAGCGAAGGGAATCTTCATTGAAATATCAAACTAGATGTGTGCGCTGCTATCCCAATGGAACAG GATATGCCCTAAGCTCTGTTGAAGGAAGAGTCGCAATGGAATTTTTTGATCTCTCAGAGGCTAGTCAAGCCAAAAA GTATGCATTTAAGTGTCATAGAAAATCAGAGGCTGGAAGGGACATTGTCTACCCAGTAAATGCCATTGCATTCCACCCTGT CTATGGTACATTTGCGACTGGAGGTTGTGATGGCTTTGTGAATGTGTGGGATGGGAATAACAAGAAGAGGTTGTATCAG TACTCAAAATATCCGACAAGCATTGCAGCACTTTCATTCAGCAGAGATGGCTGCCTTTTGGCGGTGGCATCAAGTTATACATATGAAGAGGGAGATAAAGC TCACGAACCAGATGCTATCTATGTTCGCAGCGTAAATGAAATAGAGGTCAAGCCAAAGCCGAAAGTCTACCCAAATCCTCCCGCGTAA
- the LOC109014209 gene encoding zinc finger protein ZAT10-like, whose product MALEALNSPTTATPFNYELDDVERQYAEPWTKRKRSKRPGRVETEEEYLALCLIMLARGGTTSDITSQTQQKQSPPQPPALKLSYKCTVCDKAFPSYQALGGHKASHRKSSEAATAKITANDNNHPSTSSSSGTAAGTSGKTHECSICHKTFPTGQALGGHKRCHYDGGNSHSNTNANANTNTNTNTNTNANSGVTFSEGGGSSLCQSHRGFDLNLPALPEFWLDRKSSQLCAEQEVESPLPTKKPRLFLMSPDDVVSFQD is encoded by the coding sequence ATGGCCTTGGAAGCTCTGAATTCTCCCACCACTGCCACTCCTTTCAACTACGAATTAGACGACGTCGAGCGTCAATATGCGGAGCCATGGACGAAGAGGAAACGCTCCAAACGACCAGGACGCGTCGAGACCGAGGAAGAGTACCTCGCCCTCTGCCTCATCATGCTCGCCCGTGGCGGCACCACCAGCGATATAACCTCTCAAACGCAACAAAAACAATCGCCGCCGCAGCCGCCGGCCTTGAAGCTTTCTTACAAGTGCACCGTCTGCGATAAAGCCTTCCCTTCCTACCAAGCCCTCGGCGGCCATAAGGCCAGCCACCGCAAGTCCTCCGAAGCAGCCACGGCCAAGATCACCGCCAACGACAACAACCACCCGTCAACTTCCTCCTCCTCCGGAACCGCTGCCGGCACGAGCGGCAAGACCCACGAGTGCTCCATCTGCCACAAGACCTTCCCCACGGGCCAGGCCTTGGGCGGCCACAAGCGCTGCCACTATGACGGTGGCAATAGCCATAGCAACACCAACGCCAACGccaacaccaacaccaacaccaacaccaacaccaacGCCAACAGCGGCGTGACCTTCTCTGAAGGTGGCGGCTCCAGCCTCTGCCAGAGCCACCGTGGCTTCGACTTGAACCTGCCGGCCTTGCCCGAGTTCTGGCTCGATAGGAAAAGTAGTCAGCTTTGTGCGGAGCAAGAGGTGGAGTCTCCTCTGCCAACAAAGAAGCCGCGTTTGTTCTTGATGAGTCCGGACGACGTGGTTTCCTTCCAAGATTGA